A single Penaeus vannamei isolate JL-2024 chromosome 22, ASM4276789v1, whole genome shotgun sequence DNA region contains:
- the LOC138865720 gene encoding uncharacterized protein, with the protein MYVLCLCVTVCVSVCVCIYIYICVCVCVCVCVCVCVCVCVCVCVCVGVCVCVCVCVCVCVCVCMCVCRVCVCVFVCVCVCVCVCVCVCVCVCVCLCVCVCVCVCVCVCLCVCVWVCVCVCVCVCVGVCVCVCVCVCLCVCVCVCLCVCVCVCVCVGLCVCACVCLCVCVCVCCLCVCVCVCVLVCVCVHQFERADVTFGLKKIYFW; encoded by the exons atgtatgtgt tgtgtctgtgtgtgactgtgtgtgtcagtgtgtgtgtgtg tatatatatatatatatgtgtgtgtgtgtgtgtgtgtgtgtgtgtgtgtgtgtgtgtgtgtgtgtgtgtgtgtgtgtgtgtgtgtgtgggtgtgtgtgtgtgtgtgtgtgtgtgtgtgtgcgtgtgtgtgtgtgtgtgtatgtgtgtgtgt cgtgtgtgtgtgtgtgtgtttgtgtgtgtgtgtgtgtgtgtgtgtgtgtgtgtgtgtgtgtgtgtgtgtgtttgtgtgtgtttgtgtgtgtgtgtgtgtgtgtgtgtgtgtgtgtgtgtgtgtttgtgtgtgtgtgtgtgggtgtgtgtttgtgtgtgtgtgtgtgtgtgtgtgggtgtgtgtgtgtgtgtgtgtgtgtgtgtgtgtttgtgtgtatgtgtatgtgtgtgtttgtgtgtttgtgtttgtgtttgtgtgtgtgtgggtttgtgtgtgtgtgcttgtgtgtgcttgtgtgtgtgtgtgtgtgtgtgttgtttgtgtgtgtgtgtgtgtgtgtgtgtgcttgtgtgtgtttgtgtg CACCAATTCGAGCGAGCAGATGTCACCTTTGGACTCAAGAAAATCTACTTCTGGTAA